The Streptomyces sp. Je 1-332 genome has a window encoding:
- a CDS encoding metalloregulator ArsR/SmtB family transcription factor produces MSARMHLSPAQDAQDAQDAQDTQAAHPQDPGAEHFAHAAEVLGLLADRTRLALLHTLGKGEADVMTLTAVCGAARPAVSQHLAKLRLAGLVSVRREGRRMIYGPPDGHLRRVVDEILNLADHHLSGAETHN; encoded by the coding sequence ATGAGCGCACGCATGCACCTATCACCTGCGCAAGACGCACAGGACGCACAGGACGCACAAGACACGCAGGCAGCGCACCCGCAAGACCCCGGCGCCGAGCACTTCGCCCACGCCGCCGAGGTTCTCGGCCTCCTCGCCGACCGCACCCGCCTCGCCCTGCTGCACACCCTCGGCAAGGGCGAGGCCGACGTCATGACGCTGACCGCCGTGTGCGGCGCGGCTCGACCGGCGGTCAGTCAGCACCTGGCCAAACTCCGCCTCGCCGGTCTCGTCTCCGTACGCAGGGAAGGGCGACGCATGATCTACGGCCCGCCCGACGGGCATCTGCGCCGTGTGGTCGACGAGATCCTGAACCTCGCCGACCACCACCTCAGCGGCGCGGAAACGCACAACTGA
- a CDS encoding FUSC family protein: MAGLRTVGAIALTLVVLALFGTDVTHMVAGAMTAMVSTFAIKEKEVRGQAVTLALGLPVALTAISLGALLHDQVVAGDIFFIALIFGAVYSRRFGDRGTALGLIGFQVYFVSLFVGATTAALPHLYLALAVAFACSAVVRFAVVPETPGRDLGRLRVAFRARLAQLVATQIELLDATPEQLEKVLGELRRGTSRLHETALMIQGRLEEGTPDAATATLVQRRVADAEIAAERLGVLLLNARSAERADTLTLHLPYAPVPATGTRIRAEDDATVTLRRDLKALHLLVGRPVADDRGTGLAHVRNRLLGYRDEDNLPRASMAVQDVFRGIGEAARAVLGLRIALDGPQDESDDSPATTRSREEFDAEDIAIAGAEETAEPVEDDRTGLRRPTTRAAFQVSVGSTLAIIGGEFLSTQRWYWAVLTCWVVFLNTASTGEILVKGYRRLLGTVLGVVAGVALAGLVGNHTWVAFALVLVFIFAMFFTAPLSYALMSFFVTAMLGLLYTLLNTYSLAVLWLRIEETALGAACGIIAAVLVLPVRTDHRTDELLNTVLTRLADVISASVEQLSGGPAADLLDKARDLDTALDDLRASIQPLTHPITPLRGRRRTARYLVALLETCAYHARSLAATAELVPYSKNVAADPRLERAGLRIAHNIEVIAGYVDDDKASGEVESGASIASMLEASGSGAPRSGTVTYRVLRHLQRLDEGVVGLARPLDVPVADGGRSSGKTPRA, from the coding sequence ATGGCGGGGCTGCGGACGGTCGGCGCGATCGCGCTGACGCTCGTCGTCCTCGCGCTGTTCGGCACCGACGTCACGCACATGGTCGCGGGCGCCATGACCGCGATGGTCTCCACCTTCGCCATCAAGGAGAAGGAGGTGCGCGGCCAGGCGGTCACGCTCGCGCTCGGCCTGCCCGTCGCCCTCACGGCGATCTCCCTGGGCGCGCTGCTGCACGACCAGGTCGTCGCGGGCGACATCTTCTTCATCGCGCTGATCTTCGGCGCCGTCTACAGCCGCCGGTTCGGCGACCGGGGAACCGCCCTCGGCCTGATCGGCTTTCAGGTCTACTTCGTCTCCCTGTTCGTGGGCGCCACCACCGCCGCCCTGCCCCACCTCTATCTGGCCCTGGCCGTCGCCTTCGCGTGCAGCGCTGTCGTACGGTTCGCCGTCGTGCCGGAGACTCCGGGGCGTGATCTGGGGCGGTTGCGCGTCGCCTTCAGAGCGCGGCTCGCGCAGCTGGTGGCCACGCAGATCGAGCTTCTCGACGCCACGCCCGAGCAGTTGGAGAAGGTCCTCGGCGAGCTGCGGCGGGGCACCTCCCGGCTGCACGAGACGGCCCTGATGATCCAGGGGCGCCTCGAGGAGGGCACCCCCGACGCGGCTACGGCGACACTGGTCCAACGCCGTGTGGCGGACGCGGAGATCGCGGCCGAACGTCTCGGCGTACTCCTCCTGAACGCGCGCAGCGCCGAGCGCGCGGACACCCTCACCCTGCATCTGCCGTACGCGCCCGTACCGGCGACCGGGACGCGCATTCGTGCCGAGGACGACGCGACGGTCACCCTGCGCCGGGACCTGAAAGCCCTGCACCTGCTGGTCGGCCGCCCGGTCGCCGACGACCGGGGCACGGGCCTCGCCCACGTACGCAACCGGCTGCTCGGCTACCGCGACGAGGACAATCTGCCGCGGGCCTCGATGGCCGTGCAGGACGTGTTCCGCGGCATCGGTGAGGCGGCCCGAGCCGTCCTCGGTCTGCGCATCGCCCTCGACGGACCTCAGGACGAGTCCGACGACTCGCCGGCGACGACCCGCTCCCGCGAGGAGTTCGACGCCGAGGACATCGCGATCGCCGGTGCCGAGGAGACCGCCGAACCCGTGGAGGACGACCGCACCGGCCTCAGGCGGCCCACCACCAGGGCCGCGTTCCAGGTCTCGGTGGGCTCGACCCTGGCCATCATCGGCGGCGAGTTCCTCTCCACGCAGCGCTGGTACTGGGCGGTGCTCACCTGCTGGGTCGTCTTCCTCAACACCGCGTCCACGGGCGAGATCCTGGTCAAGGGCTATCGACGGCTCCTGGGCACGGTGCTCGGGGTGGTCGCCGGGGTGGCGCTCGCTGGTCTGGTCGGCAACCACACGTGGGTCGCGTTCGCGCTGGTCCTGGTCTTCATCTTCGCGATGTTCTTCACCGCTCCCCTATCGTACGCGCTCATGTCCTTCTTCGTCACGGCGATGCTGGGCCTGCTCTACACGCTTCTGAACACCTACAGCCTCGCCGTGCTCTGGCTGCGCATCGAGGAGACGGCGCTCGGGGCCGCCTGCGGCATCATCGCGGCGGTCCTCGTCCTTCCGGTGCGCACCGACCACCGCACCGACGAGCTCCTGAACACGGTCCTGACCCGGCTCGCCGATGTCATCTCCGCGTCGGTCGAGCAGCTCAGCGGCGGCCCGGCGGCCGATCTCCTGGACAAGGCGAGGGACTTGGACACCGCCCTCGACGATCTGCGCGCCTCCATCCAGCCGTTGACCCATCCCATCACCCCGCTGCGCGGCCGCCGCAGGACCGCCCGCTATCTGGTGGCACTCCTGGAGACCTGCGCCTACCACGCCCGTTCTTTGGCGGCGACGGCCGAGCTCGTGCCGTACAGCAAGAACGTCGCGGCCGACCCGCGTCTTGAGCGGGCCGGCCTGCGCATCGCCCACAACATCGAGGTCATCGCCGGGTACGTGGACGACGACAAGGCGTCGGGCGAGGTCGAGTCGGGCGCCAGCATCGCCTCGATGCTGGAGGCCTCGGGGTCCGGCGCCCCGCGCTCGGGCACCGTCACCTACCGCGTGCTGCGCCATCTGCAACGCCTGGACGAGGGAGTGGTGGGACTCGCGAGGCCCCTCGACGTGCCGGTCGCGGACGGCGGCCGCTCGTCGGGCAAGACGCCGCGGGCCTGA
- a CDS encoding tyrosine-protein phosphatase, with amino-acid sequence MRRHIDFERLHNFRDLGGYRTSDERTVRWGRLYRSDSLAKLRGADWDRFLSLGIRTVIDLRYPWEIEAKGRVPEAEGLAYANLSVEHRPYDQAEIDPGLDPWRFLADRYAEVALDGAAELHQALEIIASGSAPQVFHCASGKDRTGLLAALVLSLLGVDEDDIAADFALTELATDRLTADWRTAHPDRALNWPGYGRAPEAIMRLFLADLTATYGSVRDYAVKQLGVDDALIDRLRTQLLD; translated from the coding sequence GTGAGACGACACATAGACTTCGAGCGCCTGCACAACTTCCGTGACCTGGGCGGCTATCGGACCTCTGACGAGCGTACGGTGCGCTGGGGCCGCCTCTACCGCTCCGACTCGCTCGCCAAGCTGAGGGGCGCCGACTGGGACCGCTTCCTGTCCCTGGGGATCCGCACGGTGATCGATCTGCGCTATCCGTGGGAGATCGAAGCCAAGGGGCGGGTGCCCGAAGCGGAAGGACTGGCATACGCCAACCTCAGTGTGGAGCACCGCCCTTACGACCAGGCCGAGATCGACCCCGGCCTCGACCCCTGGCGCTTCCTCGCCGACCGGTACGCGGAAGTCGCCCTCGACGGCGCGGCGGAGCTCCACCAGGCCCTTGAGATCATCGCTTCCGGCAGCGCCCCGCAGGTCTTCCACTGCGCATCGGGCAAGGACCGCACCGGCCTGCTCGCGGCGCTCGTCCTCTCGCTGCTCGGCGTGGACGAGGACGACATCGCCGCGGACTTCGCCCTCACCGAACTCGCCACGGACCGGCTGACAGCCGACTGGAGGACGGCCCACCCGGACCGCGCCCTGAACTGGCCCGGCTACGGGCGAGCACCCGAAGCGATAATGCGCCTGTTCCTGGCCGACCTGACCGCCACCTACGGCTCGGTACGTGACTACGCGGTCAAGCAACTGGGCGTCGACGACGCTCTGATCGACCGACTGCGCACGCAGCTGCTCGACTGA
- a CDS encoding XdhC family protein — translation MLDIAEALDRWVEEGRDFAVATVVTVGGSAPRPPGAALAVDSGGTVIGSVSGGCVEGAVYELCVQALQDGRAVRERFGYSDEDAFAVGLTCGGVIEVLVTPVSADAPGRHVFAAALSAAARGRSAAIARVARGPAELLGRVVLVHPDGSHEGGIEGHPDLDRTVVGETHAMLDAGRTGEFDVSESGSRCGEPLTLFVESSVPPPRMIVFGAIDFAAALVRTGKFLGYHVTVCDARPVFATRLRFPEADDIVVDWPHRYLRDTATDSRTVLAVLTHDAKFDIPLLEVALRLPVAFVGAMGSRRTHEDRNRRLREVGVTEEELARLHSPIGLDLGARTPEETALSIAAEIVAARRGGTGAPLTGSGTPIHHEAGGAGASGSHAAA, via the coding sequence GTGCTTGACATCGCCGAAGCACTGGACCGATGGGTCGAGGAGGGCCGCGACTTCGCCGTCGCCACCGTCGTGACGGTGGGCGGCAGCGCGCCGCGCCCGCCCGGAGCGGCCCTCGCCGTCGACAGCGGGGGCACGGTCATCGGTTCGGTCTCCGGTGGCTGTGTGGAGGGCGCGGTGTACGAGCTGTGCGTCCAGGCCCTCCAGGACGGCAGAGCCGTGCGCGAGCGGTTCGGCTACAGCGACGAGGACGCCTTCGCCGTCGGCCTGACCTGCGGGGGAGTCATCGAGGTCCTGGTGACTCCGGTCAGCGCCGACGCGCCGGGCAGGCACGTCTTCGCGGCGGCCCTCTCGGCCGCCGCCCGCGGCCGGTCCGCGGCGATCGCCCGCGTGGCCCGGGGCCCGGCCGAACTCCTCGGCAGGGTCGTGCTCGTCCACCCCGACGGCTCGCACGAAGGAGGCATCGAGGGGCACCCTGACCTCGACCGTACGGTGGTGGGGGAGACCCACGCGATGCTGGACGCGGGCCGCACCGGAGAGTTCGACGTCTCCGAGAGCGGCTCGCGCTGCGGGGAGCCCTTGACCCTGTTCGTCGAGTCGAGCGTGCCCCCGCCCCGCATGATCGTCTTCGGTGCGATCGACTTCGCCGCGGCCCTGGTGCGCACGGGCAAGTTCCTCGGCTACCACGTGACCGTGTGCGACGCCCGTCCGGTCTTCGCCACGCGGCTCCGCTTCCCCGAGGCCGACGACATCGTGGTCGACTGGCCGCACCGCTACCTCCGGGACACCGCGACCGACAGCCGCACGGTCCTGGCCGTCCTCACCCACGACGCCAAGTTCGACATCCCCCTCCTTGAGGTCGCCCTGCGGCTGCCGGTCGCGTTCGTCGGCGCGATGGGTTCACGCCGCACCCACGAGGACCGCAACCGCCGCCTGCGCGAAGTCGGCGTCACCGAAGAGGAGTTGGCCCGCCTGCACTCCCCGATCGGGCTCGACCTCGGGGCCCGCACACCGGAGGAGACCGCCCTGTCCATCGCGGCGGAGATCGTCGCGGCGCGAAGGGGCGGCACGGGCGCTCCGCTGACCGGCTCCGGCACGCCGATCCACCACGAAGCGGGCGGTGCGGGGGCGAGCGGCTCCCACGCGGCGGCGTGA
- a CDS encoding cation diffusion facilitator family transporter, protein MTEPHGHLNDPSHDHDHDHDHDHDHALGRGGAGGLGRWRHKLGQLGHVVKPHSHEAADKVDPALESSARGMRALWISLAVLGVTAGAQAVVVLLTGSVALLGDTVHNAADALTAIPLGIAFVLGRRAATRRFTYGYGRAEDLAGIVILLTIAASAAFAAWAAVDRLFNPRTLDHLWVVAAAAVIGFIGNEWVARYRIRVGREIGSAALVADGLHARTDGFTSLAVLLSAGGAALGWRLADPIVGLLITAAILLVLRDAGREVFRRVMDAVDPTLVDTAEEALLTVPGVRGVGELRLRWIGHRLRAEVAVVVDGELPVREAHEVAVAAEHALLHAIPNLTAALVHADPAPTPGTPDPHKALAHHGM, encoded by the coding sequence GTGACTGAACCGCACGGACACCTGAACGACCCTTCGCACGACCACGACCACGACCACGACCACGACCACGACCACGCGCTTGGGCGCGGCGGCGCCGGGGGCCTTGGCCGGTGGCGGCACAAGCTGGGGCAGCTGGGGCACGTGGTGAAGCCGCACTCGCACGAGGCCGCGGACAAGGTCGACCCCGCGCTGGAGTCGTCGGCGCGCGGCATGCGGGCGCTGTGGATCTCGCTGGCCGTCCTGGGCGTGACGGCCGGGGCGCAGGCGGTGGTCGTGCTGCTCACCGGCTCGGTCGCGCTGTTAGGCGACACGGTGCACAACGCGGCGGACGCGCTGACCGCGATCCCTCTCGGTATCGCCTTCGTCCTGGGCAGGCGGGCCGCCACCCGCCGTTTCACCTACGGCTACGGCCGCGCCGAGGACCTCGCGGGCATCGTCATCCTCCTGACGATCGCCGCGTCGGCGGCATTCGCGGCCTGGGCCGCGGTCGACCGCCTGTTCAATCCCCGTACGCTCGACCACCTTTGGGTGGTGGCCGCAGCTGCTGTCATCGGCTTCATCGGCAACGAGTGGGTCGCCCGCTACCGCATTCGCGTCGGCCGCGAGATCGGATCCGCCGCTCTGGTCGCCGACGGTCTGCACGCACGGACGGACGGATTCACCTCACTGGCCGTCCTGTTGAGCGCGGGTGGCGCCGCACTGGGCTGGCGGCTCGCCGACCCGATCGTGGGCCTGCTGATCACCGCGGCGATCCTGCTGGTCCTGCGGGACGCGGGGCGCGAGGTCTTCCGCCGGGTGATGGACGCTGTCGACCCGACCCTGGTCGACACGGCGGAGGAGGCCCTACTGACGGTCCCCGGTGTACGAGGCGTCGGCGAGCTGCGCCTTCGCTGGATCGGACACCGGTTGCGTGCGGAGGTGGCGGTGGTGGTGGACGGGGAGCTGCCGGTGCGGGAGGCGCACGAGGTCGCGGTGGCCGCGGAGCACGCCTTGCTGCATGCGATCCCCAACCTGACCGCGGCCCTGGTCCACGCGGACCCGGCGCCCACCCCTGGAACCCCGGACCCGCACAAGGCCCTTGCGCACCACGGGATGTGA
- a CDS encoding xanthine dehydrogenase family protein molybdopterin-binding subunit, producing the protein MTATTTSTAAASAVGATFTRVEGRDKVTGTARYAGDIPFAELAHGWLVLSTIARGRVLSVEADPVREMPGVLAVLHHGNAPRVDGDYVSMLGVPDPIVEVFQHDKVPFVGWPVAMVVAETSEQAREAAEALVVRYEEEPHDVAFSAAHPGLYTPEGDGHLVEKGDLEAELAASAHVVDAEYTTPEEHHGSMEPHAAMARWDNGRLEVVDSNQGSTWVADELSKLFSLDPTSVRVRSEHVGGAFGSKGVRVHQVLAVMAATLLDRPVRVVLSRRQLFTLTGYRSPTAQRVRLGADADGRLRAVDHQGHSLTSTVHEFVEASAGFGRPLYAADAHRSVNRVVRLDVPTPTYVRAPGEAPGSFALESALDELAERCGVDPIALRARNEPDVGPVSGLPFASRNLLSAFEEGARRFGWADRDPRPGLRREGRWLLGTGTAAATFPVIVMPSTAAVTAEADGTFTVRVTAADVGTGARTALTLIAAEALEVPQDRVRVRIGDSDFGPAAISGGSMGTRSWGWAVRMAVADLREQLALGGDIPPQGITVRSDTSSAVGGLSQKERHSYGAQFAEVAVDATTGEVRVRRMLGIFAAGRIINPLTARSQFVGGMTWGLSMALHEEAHRDQATGGHVGADFAGYHFAANADVPVIEADWVEDTDADDPVGIKGIGEIGIVGAAAAVANAVWHATGVRHRQLPIRPDRVLDAGGAPGA; encoded by the coding sequence ATGACCGCGACAACCACGTCCACGGCGGCGGCGAGCGCCGTCGGCGCCACGTTCACCCGTGTGGAGGGCCGCGACAAGGTCACCGGCACGGCCCGGTACGCGGGCGACATCCCCTTCGCCGAACTCGCCCACGGCTGGCTCGTGTTGTCCACGATCGCGCGCGGCCGTGTCCTCTCGGTCGAGGCTGATCCCGTGCGCGAGATGCCCGGCGTCCTGGCCGTCCTGCACCACGGGAACGCGCCGCGTGTCGACGGCGACTACGTCAGCATGCTCGGCGTGCCCGACCCGATCGTCGAGGTCTTCCAGCACGACAAGGTGCCGTTCGTCGGCTGGCCGGTGGCGATGGTCGTCGCCGAGACCTCCGAGCAGGCACGCGAGGCCGCCGAGGCACTGGTGGTGCGGTACGAGGAAGAGCCGCACGACGTCGCGTTCTCCGCCGCGCACCCCGGCCTCTACACCCCCGAGGGCGACGGCCATCTGGTGGAGAAGGGCGACCTGGAGGCCGAACTCGCCGCGTCCGCGCATGTCGTGGACGCGGAGTACACCACGCCCGAAGAGCACCACGGGTCGATGGAACCGCACGCGGCGATGGCGCGCTGGGACAACGGCCGTCTCGAGGTCGTCGACTCCAACCAGGGCAGCACCTGGGTCGCGGACGAGCTGTCCAAGCTGTTCTCGCTCGACCCGACCTCGGTCCGGGTCCGGTCCGAACACGTCGGCGGCGCCTTCGGCTCCAAGGGCGTACGCGTCCACCAGGTCCTCGCCGTGATGGCGGCGACGCTGCTCGACCGCCCGGTCCGGGTCGTCCTCAGCCGTCGCCAGCTGTTCACGCTCACCGGCTACCGCAGCCCCACCGCCCAGCGCGTGCGGCTCGGCGCCGACGCCGACGGGCGGCTGCGCGCCGTCGACCACCAGGGCCACAGCCTCACGTCGACGGTCCATGAATTCGTCGAGGCAAGCGCCGGGTTCGGGCGTCCCCTGTACGCCGCAGACGCCCACCGCAGCGTCAACCGCGTGGTACGTCTCGACGTGCCCACTCCGACCTATGTGCGCGCGCCGGGTGAGGCGCCGGGCTCTTTCGCCCTGGAGTCCGCGCTCGACGAACTCGCCGAGCGGTGCGGTGTGGACCCGATCGCACTGCGCGCCCGCAACGAACCGGACGTCGGCCCCGTCTCCGGACTGCCGTTCGCGAGCCGCAATCTGCTCTCCGCCTTCGAGGAAGGGGCCCGCAGGTTCGGCTGGGCGGACCGTGACCCGCGCCCCGGCCTGCGGCGCGAAGGCCGCTGGCTGCTTGGCACCGGCACGGCGGCGGCCACGTTCCCGGTGATCGTCATGCCGTCCACGGCGGCCGTGACCGCGGAGGCCGACGGCACCTTCACGGTGCGGGTCACCGCGGCGGACGTCGGGACGGGTGCGCGGACCGCACTGACGCTGATCGCTGCCGAAGCCCTCGAAGTGCCCCAGGACCGCGTCCGGGTCCGCATCGGCGACAGCGACTTCGGCCCGGCGGCGATCTCCGGCGGCTCGATGGGCACCCGCTCCTGGGGCTGGGCCGTCCGGATGGCCGTGGCCGACCTGCGGGAGCAACTGGCCCTGGGCGGTGACATTCCGCCGCAGGGAATCACCGTGCGGTCCGACACCAGCTCGGCGGTCGGAGGCCTCTCGCAGAAGGAACGGCACTCCTACGGCGCGCAGTTCGCCGAGGTCGCCGTCGACGCGACCACCGGTGAGGTGCGGGTGCGGCGCATGCTCGGCATCTTCGCGGCCGGCCGCATCATCAACCCGCTGACCGCGCGCAGCCAGTTCGTCGGCGGCATGACCTGGGGCCTGTCCATGGCCCTGCACGAGGAGGCCCACCGGGACCAGGCGACGGGCGGCCACGTCGGCGCCGACTTCGCGGGCTACCACTTCGCCGCCAACGCCGACGTACCGGTCATCGAGGCGGACTGGGTCGAGGACACGGACGCGGACGACCCGGTCGGCATCAAGGGCATCGGCGAGATCGGCATCGTGGGGGCCGCCGCGGCCGTCGCCAACGCCGTCTGGCACGCGACCGGCGTACGCCACCGCCAGCTGCCCATCCGCCCCGACCGTGTCCTGGACGCGGGAGGAGCCCCGGGTGCTTGA
- a CDS encoding xanthine dehydrogenase family protein subunit M: protein MREFGYQRASDVTGAVALLGEDPDARVLGGGTNLVDLMKTGVERPGLLVDVRELPLDRIETTDDGGLRIGATVTNSDLAADPEVRRRYPALAEAVLAGASGQLRNMATVGGNLLQRTRCGYFADVSKPCNKRAPGTGCPAIEGEHHNHAILGATEHCVAVHPSDMGVALAAFDAVVSYETAQGVGELPLTDFYLSVGSTPHLETALPSGALITGITLPPAPVAAHSRYRKVRERASYAFAIGSIAAALDVQDGVVREVRLAFGAVASRPWRAREAERVLTGGPATAEAFAAAADAELAAAKTLPDNGYKVTLMRNLVVALLTELTEEAAR from the coding sequence ATGAGGGAATTCGGTTATCAGCGGGCGTCCGACGTCACCGGCGCGGTCGCGCTCCTCGGCGAGGACCCCGACGCGCGCGTCCTGGGTGGCGGCACCAACCTCGTCGACCTGATGAAGACCGGCGTGGAGCGGCCCGGACTGCTCGTCGACGTACGCGAGTTGCCCCTCGACCGGATCGAGACCACGGACGACGGCGGTCTGCGGATCGGCGCGACCGTCACTAACAGCGACCTCGCCGCCGACCCCGAAGTGCGGCGCCGCTACCCGGCGTTGGCCGAGGCCGTCCTGGCGGGAGCGTCGGGCCAGCTGCGCAACATGGCCACCGTCGGCGGAAACCTGCTCCAGCGCACCCGCTGCGGCTACTTCGCCGACGTTTCCAAACCCTGCAACAAACGCGCCCCCGGCACCGGTTGCCCCGCCATCGAAGGGGAGCACCACAACCACGCCATCCTCGGCGCCACCGAGCACTGCGTCGCAGTCCACCCCTCCGACATGGGCGTGGCGCTCGCCGCCTTCGACGCCGTCGTCTCGTACGAGACGGCACAAGGAGTCGGTGAACTGCCGCTCACCGACTTCTACTTGTCCGTGGGCAGCACCCCGCATCTGGAGACCGCGCTGCCGTCCGGCGCCCTCATCACCGGCATCACCCTGCCCCCGGCGCCGGTCGCCGCCCACTCCCGCTACCGCAAGGTGCGCGAGCGCGCGTCGTACGCCTTCGCGATCGGCTCGATCGCCGCGGCGCTCGACGTCCAGGACGGTGTCGTACGCGAAGTGCGCCTGGCCTTCGGTGCCGTGGCGTCCCGGCCGTGGCGTGCCCGGGAGGCCGAGCGTGTCCTGACCGGCGGCCCCGCGACCGCCGAGGCGTTCGCCGCCGCCGCGGACGCCGAACTGGCCGCCGCGAAGACGCTGCCCGACAACGGCTACAAGGTCACGCTGATGCGCAACCTCGTCGTCGCCCTGCTGACCGAGCTCACCGAGGAGGCCGCGCGATGA
- a CDS encoding 2Fe-2S iron-sulfur cluster-binding protein translates to MAPSTSSAITLNINGEKHSLPVDHRTTLLDALRERLDLTGTKKGCDQGQCGACTVLIDGRRAVSCLQLAVASEGREITTIEGVAQGDQLHPVQQAFLDLDGYQCGYCTPGQVCSAIAVIEEHAAGWPSAATTDVRPEAGVPELSADEIRERMSGNLCRCGAYVSIVQAVAQAAAAETKGAEAVA, encoded by the coding sequence GTGGCCCCATCGACGTCCAGCGCCATCACGCTGAACATCAACGGCGAGAAGCACTCGCTGCCCGTCGACCACCGCACCACCCTGCTCGACGCCCTGCGCGAGCGCCTCGATCTGACCGGCACCAAGAAGGGCTGTGACCAAGGACAGTGTGGCGCCTGCACGGTGCTGATCGACGGACGCCGTGCCGTCTCCTGCCTGCAACTCGCCGTCGCCTCCGAGGGGCGGGAGATCACCACCATCGAAGGTGTGGCACAGGGAGACCAACTGCACCCGGTGCAGCAGGCATTTCTCGACCTCGACGGATACCAGTGCGGCTACTGCACGCCGGGACAGGTCTGTTCGGCCATCGCGGTCATCGAGGAACACGCGGCGGGCTGGCCGAGCGCCGCGACCACCGACGTACGGCCCGAGGCGGGCGTTCCCGAGCTGAGCGCCGACGAGATCCGGGAGCGCATGAGCGGCAACCTGTGCCGCTGCGGCGCGTATGTGTCGATCGTCCAGGCGGTCGCGCAGGCCGCGGCCGCCGAGACCAAGGGTGCGGAGGCCGTGGCATGA
- a CDS encoding TetR/AcrR family transcriptional regulator: MHQKKDPQLRSDAQRNRERILEVALAELTHSADAPLSTIAKKACVGQGTFYRNFPSREALVLEVYRYEVQQVADTACQLLETRPPDQALREWMDRLAQYAMAKAGLADAMRKATSALGTLAGVGHGPVTSAVTLLLKANEEAGTIRPGVTPDDFLLAIAGLWQIDPHGDWQTRSGRLLDLVMDGLRAGAPR; this comes from the coding sequence GTGCATCAGAAGAAGGACCCACAGCTGCGCTCGGACGCGCAACGGAATCGCGAGCGCATCCTCGAAGTGGCCCTGGCCGAGTTGACGCACTCGGCGGACGCCCCGCTCAGCACGATCGCCAAGAAGGCGTGCGTCGGGCAGGGAACGTTCTACCGCAACTTCCCGAGCCGCGAAGCCCTCGTCCTGGAGGTCTACCGCTACGAGGTCCAGCAGGTCGCCGACACCGCCTGCCAGCTCCTGGAGACACGCCCGCCCGACCAGGCCCTGCGGGAGTGGATGGACCGCCTCGCGCAGTACGCCATGGCCAAGGCCGGCCTGGCCGACGCGATGCGCAAGGCCACCAGCGCGCTGGGCACGCTGGCCGGAGTGGGCCACGGGCCCGTGACCTCGGCCGTCACGCTCCTCCTGAAGGCGAACGAGGAAGCGGGCACCATCCGCCCCGGCGTCACCCCCGACGACTTCCTGCTCGCCATCGCCGGCCTGTGGCAGATCGACCCGCACGGGGACTGGCAGACGCGCTCCGGACGGCTCCTGGACCTGGTCATGGACGGACTGCGCGCGGGAGCGCCGCGCTGA